A genomic stretch from Ictalurus punctatus breed USDA103 chromosome 2, Coco_2.0, whole genome shotgun sequence includes:
- the pecam1a gene encoding platelet endothelial cell adhesion molecule: MMERWPFWPTLVFTCFLMLWHDGEAEAAFTIDWVKLTLLPGTTVERGSKLTLRCEVKVSHSSSQLMHTLKFLMDGRVIYSKNTSEAMVEYSLVPARASDSGLYDCQVQIFKKEKISEKQRLTVTGLQTPQLKVQPNIVTEGDEVMATCSAPEEIGGLHVYFYKNNQDLQIIYSKDNSATININFQESGNISLHCNYILMLHPTAGRSNNSNTVSIFLQELEITPSIRILPNAVVVEGDRVHIICNVSDYSQSGLEVFLTKDTVLHKDHRTFSHSFVVTANDSGEYVCKTEKGNVQKISKAQLQVAELFSRPTLSMTPEYVFEGQHFNLSCRSFNISQTQITAKVKYSLYKDNNRLIDGHVFNTTASTANSGNYYCKAAAEGITKVSMPLVINVKVPVSAPVFRTVGKIIIGQPFQLLCESEHGTLPITYTLLKFQKPVAHMTVTGPQRSALFNISSISHRNESHSFTCMAEMQGSHYSKYSPSLNTPVIETVSGPELTLKTKGYVVTEGVDLILYCSVQQGTVPITFSWYRNGVVKPLNSTRISKTQGFHIIKSITRDDEGQYYCQAYNDANEPKKSRQVHIEVNLAGWKKILSGVSCIFLLVLIVIILVIFLKKAHTPRKRKRAVELSVKPARPKSEDPMRVSLTLDFEDNTAGNATPGIMGRNVWHDHVSSSESDEECKKEESEKSQNVDEPSLQNVDSGGELVMHDTETVKDDFLEMKQDEAPHVDIGLEYVQLNNCELKPE, encoded by the exons ATGATGGAGCGCTGGCCATTCTGGCCCACTCTGGTCTTCACCTGTTTTTTAATGCTGT GGCATGATGGTGAGGCAGAGGCAG CATTCACCATTGACTGGGTGAAGCTGACCCTTCTTCCAGGAACCACAGTGGAGAGAGGCAGCAAACTGACCCTCCGCTGTGAAGTCAAGGTCAGCCACAGTTCCTCACAACTCATGCACACTCTGAAGTTCCTGATGGATGGGAGAGTGATCTACTCGAAAAACACCAGTGAAGCTATGGTGGAGTACAGCCTAGTCCCAGCCAGGGCTTCCGACTCAGGCCTTTACGATTGCCAAGTCCAAATCTTCAAAAAGGAGAAGATCAGCGAGAAACAGAGACTCACTGTAACAG GCCTGCAGACCCCACAGCTAAAAGTACAGCCCAACATTGTGACTGAGGGTGATGAAGTTATGGCCACATGCAGTGCACCAGAGGAGATCGGTGGTCTGCATGTCTACTTCTACAAAAACAACCAAGATCTCCAGATTATTTATAGCAAAGACAATTCAGCAACCATTAACATAAATTTTCAAGAATCAGGAAACATCTCCCTTCACTGTAACTACATACTTATGCTGCATCCCACTGCAGGTCGGTCCAACAACAGCAACACTGTGAGCATCTTTTTGCAAG AACTTGAGATAACACCGTCAATAAGAATTCTTCCTAATGCAGTTGTTGTGGAGGGGGACCGAGTGCACATAATCTGCAATGTTTCAGATTACTCCCAAAGTGGCCTTGAAGTTTTCCTGACCAAAGACACTGTGTTACATAAAGACCATCGGACATTCAGTCACAGCTTTGTGGTAACAGCAAATGACTCTGGAGAATATGTATGTAAAACTGAAAAGGGCAATGTTCAGAAGATCTCCAAGGCCCAGCTACAGGTAGCAG AGTTGTTTTCAAGACCTACTCTAAGCATGACTCCAGAGTATGTGTTTGAGGGACAACACTTCAACCTGAGCTGTAGGAGTTTTAATATCTCGCAAACACAAATCACTGCCAAAGTGAAGTACAGTCTGTACAAAGACAATAACCGTCTAATTGACGGACATGTCTTCAACACTACAGCAAGCACAGCCAACAGTGGAAATTACTACTGTAAGGCTGCAGCTGAGGGCATCACCAAAGTGAGCATGCCATTGGTTATTAATGTTAAAG TGCCTGTTTCAGCTCCGGTCTTTCGCACAGTTGGAAAGATTATCATAGGGCAGCCGTTTCAGCTCCTTTGTGAGAGTGAACATGGAACGCTCCCTATCACCTACACCTTACTAAAGTTCCAGAAGCCAGTGGCACACATGACAGTGACTGGTCCTCAGCGTAGTGCTTTATTCAACATCTCCTCCATCAGTCACAGAAATGAGAGCCACAGCTTCACCTGCATGGCTGAGATGCAGGGGTCTCACTACAGCAAATATAGTCCATCTCTCAACACACCAGTCATAG AAACTGTGTCTGGACCAGAATTGACTCTTAAAACTAAGGGCTATGTGGTCACCGAAGGTGTGGATCTCATTCTCTACTGTAGTGTGCAGCAAGGAACAGTTCCCATCACCTTCAGCTGGTACCGCAATGGAGTTGTGAAGCCACTGAACAGCACACGAATTAGCAAAACACAAGGATTTCACATCATCAAGTCCATAACTCGTGATGACGAAGGGCAATACTACTGCCAGGCCTACAATGATGCTAATGAGCCAAAGAAGAGTCGTCAAGTCCACATCGAAG TGAACTTAGCAGGCTGGAAGAAGATTCTCAGTGGTGTGTCCTGTATCTTTCTTTTGGTGCTTATTGTCATCATCCTTGTCATTTtcctcaagaaagcacatactccacggaaaagaaaaagagcagtTGAATTATCTGT AAAGCCTGCACGTCCTAAATCCGAAGATCCCATGAGGGTGAGTCTGACTCTCGACTTTGAGGACAATACTGCAGGCAACG cCACTCCTGGTATCATGGGCCGGAATGTGTGGCATGATCATGTATCAAGCTCAG AATCTGATGAAGAGTGCAAGAAGGAAGAGTCTGAGAAGTCTCAAAACGTTGACGAGCCATCCCTTCAGAATGTGGACTCTGGAGGAG AGCTTGTTATGCATGATACAGAAACCGTGAAAGATGATTTCCTGGAAATGAAACAAG ATGAAGCGCCCCATGTGGAT ATTGGTCTGGAGTATGTTCAACTTAACAACTGTGAACTGAAACCTGAGTAG
- the ppp1r27a gene encoding protein phosphatase 1 regulatory subunit 27: MKYSCQNLVSQYTRQSTYTPTHYTPSHYTPKQYSTSSYSTTHYSSAKYTPTYYTPPAYTPAYKSTSSSYTSVYSKPSGHVGKHGTPVQQIPVATSKPNRTVRFTNDVIFQDYVRHGDLEKIGRFMRARKVRVDTIFHSGMAALHEAVLSGNLECVKLLIKYGADVHQRDEDGWTPLHMACSDGYPEIARYLLSLGASTEAENANGEKPADLIDTNCKELVKLFEMGCV; the protein is encoded by the exons ATGAAGTACAGCTGCCAGAACCTTGTGTCTCAGTACACACGTCAGAGCACATACACCCCAACACACTACACCCCTAGCCATTACACTCCGAAGCAGTATTCCACAAGCTCCTACTCCACGACTCACTACAGCTCAGCAAAGTACACGCCAACCTACTACACACCACCTGCTTACACCCCGGCTTACAAAAGTACTTCTTCCTCCTACACGTCTGTCTACAGCAAGCCCTCAGGACATGTCGGCAAACATGGTACACCTGTACAGCAGATTCCCGTTGCAACGAGCAAGCCTAATCGGACTGTCCGCTTCACCAATGATGTCATCTTCCAGGACTATGTCCGGCATGGAGATCTGGAAAAGATTGGCCGCTTTATGAGAGCGAGGAAAGTGCGAGTCGATACAATCTTCCATTCTG GCATGGCAGCTCTCCATGAGGCTGTTCTCTCAGGGAACTTGGAGTGTGTGAAGCTTCTGATAAAATATGGAGCTGATGTTCATCAAAGAGATGAGGATGGCTGGACACCTCTGCACATGGCCTGCAGCGATGGCTACCCTGAGATTGCACG GTATCTACTTTCTCTAGGTGCTAGTACAGAAGCTGAGAATGCAAATGGGGAGAAGCCAGCAGATCTTATTGACACCAATTGCAAAGAGCTGGTCAAACTGTTTGAAATGGGCTGTGTCTAA
- the mcrip1 gene encoding mapk-regulated corepressor-interacting protein 1 isoform X1, with the protein MTSSSTPRMHTYKRTSSPRSPTNTGELYTPAHEENVRFIHDTWLCVLRDVKSPHNSERGPQEYVEKNPNPNLLSFTPVDLSELRRPSTQDCKKS; encoded by the exons ATGACCAG CTCCTCTACTCCCAGAATGCATACATACAAAAGGACCTCTAGTCCTCGGTCTCCAACTAATACCGGGGAGCTCTACACCCCAGCACATGAAGAAAACGTGCGCTTTATCCATGACA CATGGCTGTGTGTTCTAAGAGATGTTAAATCACCGCATAACAGTGAACGAGGACCACAAGAATATGTGGAGAAAAACCCAAACCCAAACTTGCTTT CTTTCACCCCGGTGGACCTGAGTGAACTCAGGAGGCCAAGCACACAGGACTGCAAGAAGTCTTAG
- the mcrip1 gene encoding mapk-regulated corepressor-interacting protein 1 isoform X2 produces the protein MHTYKRTSSPRSPTNTGELYTPAHEENVRFIHDTWLCVLRDVKSPHNSERGPQEYVEKNPNPNLLSFTPVDLSELRRPSTQDCKKS, from the exons ATGCATACATACAAAAGGACCTCTAGTCCTCGGTCTCCAACTAATACCGGGGAGCTCTACACCCCAGCACATGAAGAAAACGTGCGCTTTATCCATGACA CATGGCTGTGTGTTCTAAGAGATGTTAAATCACCGCATAACAGTGAACGAGGACCACAAGAATATGTGGAGAAAAACCCAAACCCAAACTTGCTTT CTTTCACCCCGGTGGACCTGAGTGAACTCAGGAGGCCAAGCACACAGGACTGCAAGAAGTCTTAG